A stretch of the Candidatus Poribacteria bacterium genome encodes the following:
- a CDS encoding response regulator encodes MMSHRPPALPTRWRIRHQTVVPFAALIVLTIGLTAAATIVLLNRYADRSIDQALSRMLRMVTTTGSIFDAAMQANIKETLGADVITSDADGTIVSTTLPGADWDPETGRQIHALIRAEAPPSSSPRTVEVQGMTYRVLRGSVRRGGQIAFVTLLMPLSEVNRTKRQVAWAVVAIASVGIVLSVVVGSAIARTITTPIERLASATRELADGNWQSAPEVRGAGEVVELASAFGDMTERLRHAREELVQAERLATAGQLAATFAHEVRNPLSAIKLMLQLAAESTDDETIVPYIRNSLEEGDRLNGIVEGMLDFSRPAPLTKLPCDLADVVEREYRIVSERFADRPIRFACDVRNRPRVVVDAHAVGRAIANLLVNAVEAQPDGGEVSVSLDTQSASCVVEIADRGPGIEPDVARELFRPFFTTKARGSGLGLVTSRRCVELHGGSLRVENRPDGGARALPTVLHDEGSRQRAWARDVQTMRRAARRVVAGREPTGRRRASRHRAAHRGCALKTVLVIDDETRTTWAFEKFLSGDGYRALTANTAAEGIELARSESPDAVICDLRLPDMSGMDVLRRVRDLLPNAIIIIMTAYGTAQTTIEAIQHGAFDYLTKPLDLARLREVLTRAAQAQQARAHSATNDVEAPSEALPAVTLVGESPAMLDVYKLIGMLTTTRVTVLIEGESGTGKELVARAIHANSPSRAKPFTAVNCGALAESLLERELFGHERGAFTDAKEQSIGRIEATQDGALFLDEIGNTSPALQVKLLRALHEREYQRVGGTQTLPVRARIIAATNVPLDIAVREGKFRRDLYYRLKVVSVNLPPLRERRADIPLLAQHFLRRIADEMGQSVSAIDGDAMALLMACPWWGNVRELENALRRALVFSRGGVILSHHLPPEVREPVPGQEVEGTHAAFRAELAAVARRTEPGQVYRDVLALFDRAMIEYGLHAARGNQVRASRLLGISRTTLRQRMKDLGIVGPSDDDPSTDEETP; translated from the coding sequence ATGATGTCGCATCGCCCGCCGGCTCTACCGACTCGCTGGAGGATCCGGCACCAGACGGTCGTTCCCTTCGCCGCGCTCATCGTGCTGACGATTGGTCTGACTGCCGCTGCGACCATCGTCCTCCTGAACCGGTACGCCGACCGCAGCATCGACCAAGCCCTGAGCCGGATGCTCCGGATGGTGACCACGACCGGCAGCATCTTCGACGCGGCGATGCAGGCGAACATCAAGGAGACGCTTGGCGCGGATGTCATCACGTCCGACGCCGACGGCACGATCGTGTCGACGACCCTGCCCGGCGCGGACTGGGACCCAGAGACCGGTCGGCAGATTCATGCTCTGATCCGCGCTGAAGCCCCTCCGAGCTCCTCTCCACGAACTGTCGAAGTGCAGGGCATGACCTATCGGGTTCTGCGGGGATCCGTCCGTCGAGGCGGGCAGATCGCCTTTGTCACGCTCCTGATGCCGCTCTCGGAGGTCAACCGGACGAAGCGTCAGGTCGCTTGGGCGGTCGTTGCCATTGCCTCGGTCGGCATTGTGCTGTCGGTCGTCGTCGGGTCTGCCATCGCCCGCACGATCACGACGCCCATCGAAAGACTCGCGTCCGCGACGCGCGAGCTTGCCGACGGCAACTGGCAGAGCGCGCCAGAGGTTCGCGGCGCGGGAGAGGTCGTCGAACTCGCCAGCGCGTTCGGTGACATGACCGAACGCCTGCGCCACGCACGCGAAGAGCTCGTCCAGGCGGAGCGCTTGGCGACTGCGGGTCAGCTCGCGGCGACGTTCGCGCACGAGGTGCGCAACCCCCTGTCGGCGATCAAGCTGATGCTGCAGCTCGCGGCGGAATCGACGGACGACGAGACCATCGTTCCGTACATCCGCAACAGTCTGGAGGAGGGGGATCGGCTCAACGGGATCGTCGAGGGAATGCTCGACTTCTCGCGTCCGGCTCCATTGACCAAGCTGCCGTGCGACCTCGCCGACGTCGTCGAGCGCGAGTACCGCATCGTATCGGAGCGTTTCGCGGATCGACCGATCCGGTTCGCGTGCGATGTGCGGAATCGTCCGCGCGTTGTCGTCGACGCCCACGCAGTCGGGCGCGCCATTGCGAACCTGCTGGTCAACGCGGTCGAGGCGCAGCCGGACGGCGGAGAGGTGAGCGTCTCGCTGGATACCCAGTCGGCGTCGTGCGTTGTCGAGATCGCCGACCGAGGCCCTGGGATCGAGCCGGACGTAGCGCGCGAGCTCTTCCGACCGTTCTTCACGACGAAGGCTCGAGGCAGCGGGCTTGGGCTCGTGACGTCCAGACGATGCGTCGAGCTGCACGGCGGGTCGTTGCGGGTCGAGAACCGACCGGACGGCGGCGCGCGAGCTCTTCCGACCGTTCTTCACGACGAAGGCTCGAGGCAGCGGGCTTGGGCTCGTGACGTCCAGACGATGCGTCGAGCTGCACGGCGGGTCGTTGCGGGTCGAGAACCGACTGGACGGCGGCGCGCGAGCCGTCATCGAGCTGCCCATCGAGGGTGTGCCTTGAAGACCGTACTGGTCATCGACGACGAGACGCGCACCACCTGGGCGTTCGAGAAGTTCCTGTCCGGGGATGGCTACCGCGCGTTGACGGCGAACACGGCGGCGGAGGGCATCGAACTCGCCCGGTCGGAGAGCCCGGACGCCGTCATCTGCGATCTGCGGCTCCCCGACATGAGCGGCATGGATGTCCTGCGGCGCGTGCGGGACCTGCTGCCGAACGCCATCATCATCATCATGACGGCGTACGGCACGGCGCAGACGACCATCGAGGCGATCCAGCACGGGGCGTTCGATTATCTCACCAAACCGCTGGACCTGGCGCGCCTGCGAGAGGTTCTGACGCGAGCGGCGCAGGCTCAGCAGGCGCGTGCGCACTCAGCGACCAACGACGTCGAAGCGCCGAGCGAGGCTTTACCCGCCGTGACACTGGTCGGCGAGAGCCCCGCCATGCTCGACGTCTACAAGCTGATCGGCATGCTGACGACCACGCGCGTCACCGTGCTCATCGAGGGCGAAAGCGGCACGGGCAAGGAGCTCGTCGCCCGTGCGATCCACGCGAACAGCCCTTCGCGCGCGAAGCCGTTCACAGCGGTCAACTGCGGAGCCCTGGCGGAGTCACTCTTGGAGAGGGAGCTGTTCGGTCACGAGCGCGGCGCGTTCACCGACGCCAAGGAGCAGTCGATCGGCAGGATCGAGGCGACGCAGGACGGCGCGCTGTTCCTCGACGAGATCGGCAATACCTCGCCTGCCTTACAGGTGAAGCTGCTACGCGCCCTGCACGAGCGGGAGTATCAGCGCGTCGGGGGCACGCAGACGCTTCCGGTTCGTGCCCGCATCATCGCGGCGACCAACGTCCCGCTGGACATTGCGGTGCGAGAGGGGAAGTTCCGCCGCGATCTCTACTACCGATTGAAGGTCGTCTCGGTCAATCTGCCGCCTCTGCGCGAGCGCCGCGCCGATATCCCGCTGCTGGCGCAGCACTTCCTGCGACGCATCGCCGATGAGATGGGACAATCCGTCAGCGCGATCGACGGCGACGCCATGGCGCTGCTGATGGCATGCCCATGGTGGGGCAATGTGCGCGAGCTCGAGAACGCGCTGCGGCGGGCGCTCGTCTTCAGCCGTGGCGGCGTGATCCTGTCGCACCACCTGCCGCCTGAGGTCCGGGAGCCGGTTCCCGGGCAGGAGGTCGAGGGCACGCACGCGGCGTTCCGGGCTGAACTCGCAGCCGTGGCGCGACGGACCGAGCCGGGGCAGGTCTACCGCGACGTCCTCGCGCTCTTCGACCGGGCGATGATCGAGTACGGGCTCCATGCGGCACGTGGGAACCAGGTTCGCGCCTCGCGCTTGCTTGGGATCAGCCGGACGACCTTGCGGCAGCGAATGAAGGACCTTGGCATCGTCGGACCCTCCGACGACGATCCATCCACCGACGAAGAGACGCCATGA
- the pyk gene encoding pyruvate kinase, whose product MTRNQTLCPTKIVCTLGPATNSKERVRELVEAGMDVARLNFSHGTHDDHRCSIEWVREVARDAGIYVAILQDLCGPKIRTGPMTSGSVPLTAGAVFTLTSRETPGSPDEVSLNYAGLVSELEPGDVVLLADGALELRVERTTETDAVCRVIAGGELGSHKGISVPGRVLALPSMTAKDRADLEFGLRHEVDWVALSFVRAASDVAEARRAMGSPSRAAPIMAKVEKAVALGELDAILMEADGVMVARGDLGVEIPMEEVPWVQKDIIRKANFAGMPVITATQMLESMISSPRPTRAEMTDIANAILDGTDAVMLSAETAVGAYPVQAVRTMNEIARAASAHALAESRARAAPLSASSDISDAISRAACQMAAAVQARFIICCTRSGQTARSVAKCRPPMPIVAASHHERVLRGLQLCWGTVPVRIDAPSDTDDMVAKAKRAVLSSGMGRYGDRVAIVAGTPLSVEGTTNTVKLDVL is encoded by the coding sequence ATGACTCGGAATCAGACGCTGTGCCCGACCAAGATCGTATGCACGCTGGGACCAGCCACCAACTCGAAAGAACGCGTGCGAGAGCTGGTCGAGGCAGGGATGGATGTCGCGCGACTGAACTTCTCGCACGGCACGCACGACGACCATCGGTGCAGCATCGAGTGGGTCCGAGAGGTCGCCCGCGATGCGGGCATCTACGTCGCCATCCTTCAGGACCTGTGCGGACCCAAGATACGCACTGGACCGATGACTAGCGGCTCCGTTCCGCTGACGGCAGGGGCCGTCTTCACGCTGACGTCGCGCGAGACGCCCGGTTCACCCGACGAAGTGTCGCTCAACTACGCGGGTCTCGTCAGCGAGCTGGAGCCGGGAGATGTCGTCCTCCTCGCGGATGGGGCGCTGGAGCTCCGCGTCGAACGCACGACGGAAACGGACGCCGTCTGCCGTGTCATCGCAGGCGGCGAGCTCGGTTCGCACAAGGGGATCAGTGTGCCGGGTCGAGTCCTCGCTCTGCCATCGATGACGGCGAAGGATCGCGCGGACTTGGAGTTCGGGTTGCGGCACGAGGTCGATTGGGTGGCGCTCTCGTTCGTCCGCGCGGCTTCGGATGTCGCGGAGGCGCGTCGCGCCATGGGCTCGCCGTCGCGCGCAGCGCCGATCATGGCGAAAGTCGAGAAGGCGGTGGCACTGGGCGAGCTCGACGCGATTCTCATGGAAGCCGACGGCGTGATGGTCGCTCGCGGCGACCTGGGAGTCGAGATCCCGATGGAAGAGGTCCCGTGGGTTCAGAAAGACATCATCCGCAAGGCGAACTTCGCCGGGATGCCCGTCATCACGGCGACGCAGATGCTGGAGTCGATGATTTCCAGTCCGAGACCGACGCGCGCCGAGATGACCGACATCGCGAACGCCATCCTCGACGGGACCGACGCGGTCATGCTCTCCGCCGAGACCGCCGTCGGAGCCTACCCCGTGCAGGCGGTCCGCACGATGAACGAGATCGCTCGCGCGGCTTCTGCTCACGCCCTTGCCGAGAGCCGAGCCCGCGCCGCGCCCCTGAGCGCTTCGTCCGACATTTCGGATGCGATCAGCCGTGCGGCGTGTCAGATGGCGGCGGCTGTGCAAGCGCGGTTCATCATCTGCTGCACCCGGTCGGGTCAGACGGCGAGGAGCGTTGCGAAGTGCCGTCCTCCCATGCCGATCGTCGCTGCCAGCCACCACGAGCGCGTCCTACGGGGCTTGCAGCTCTGCTGGGGTACGGTTCCTGTGAGGATCGACGCGCCGTCGGATACGGACGACATGGTCGCTAAGGCGAAGCGAGCCGTATTGTCCAGCGGCATGGGTCGGTACGGCGACCGCGTGGCAATCGTCGCAGGAACGCCCCTATCGGTCGAGGGCACCACGAACACGGTCAAGCTCGACGTGCTGTAG